The Oncorhynchus tshawytscha isolate Ot180627B linkage group LG05, Otsh_v2.0, whole genome shotgun sequence genome includes a window with the following:
- the LOC112250012 gene encoding cell cycle control protein 50A, protein MMASSYNAKEDGHVTVPGGGTIQNKKPDNTAFKQQRLPAWQPILTAGTVLPAFFVIGLIFIPIGIGLYVTSNNIKEFEIDYTGTDMSSPCFNCSQSFSWNSTRPCTCALPFSLEQPFESNVFMYYGLSNFYQNHRRYVKSRDDSQLNGDTTSLMTPSKECEPYARNEKMPIAPCGAIANSMFNDTLDLYYIDPNGTRIQIPLMKKGIAWWTDKHVKFRNPGGNPNLTSAFQGTTKPINWRKPVYELDTDAENNGFINEDFIVWMRTAALPTFRKLYRIIQKKNNMTPTLPRGNYTLEVTYNYPVRSFEGRKRVILSTISWMGGKNPFLGIAYITVGSVCFFLGVVLLIIHHKYGSRNNTADIPN, encoded by the exons ATGATGGCGTCGAGCTACAACGCGAAGGAAGACGGTCACGTCACCGTACCTGGTGGTGGGACCATCCAGAATAAAAAGCCCGATAACACAGCGTTTAAACAACAACGATTACCTGCTTGGCAACCCATCCTGACAGCTGGCACAGTTCTTCCAGCTTTCTTCGTTATCGGGCTCATCTTCATCCCCATTGGTATCGGCCTCTACGTCACGTCCAACAACATCAAGGAGTTCGAG ATTGATTATACTGGGACTGACATGTCCAGCCCATGCTTCAACTGCTCCCAGAGCTTTAGTTGGAACAGCACAAGACCATGCACCTGTGCACTGCCCTTCTCTTTGGAACAGCCCTTTGAA AGCAACGTATTCATGTATTATGGCCTGTCCAACTTCTACCAAAATCACCGGCGCTATGTCAAGTCCAGGGATGACAGTCAACTGAATGGTGACACCACCTCTCTAATG ACCCCCAGTAAAGAGTGTGAGCCCTATGCTCGCAATGAAAAAATGCCAATTGCTCCTTGTGGTGCAATCGCCAACAGCATGTTTAATG ACACTTTGGATCTGTATTACATTGACCCTAATGGCACAAGAATCCAAATTCCTCTGATGAAGAAGGGGATCGCTTGGTGGACAGATAAGCATGTGAAGTTCAGGAATCCTGGAGGCAACCCCAACCTCACAAGTGCTTTTCAAG GTACAACCAAGCCGATCAACTGGCGCAAGCCTGTCTATGAACTAGACACAGACGCTGAGAATAACGGCTTCATCAATGAGGACTTCATTGTGTGGATGCGTACAGCTGCCCTCCCCACTTTCCGTAAGCTGTACCGTATTATCCAAAAGAAGAACAACATGACGCCGACACTTCCCCGTGGCAACTACACCCTGGAAGTCACCTACA ACTATCCTGTTCGTAGCTTTGAAGGCCGGAAGCGTGTGATCCTGAGCACCATTTCCTGGATGGGGGGCAAGAACCCATTCTTGGGCATCGCTTACATCACTGTGGGCTCTGTCTGCTTCTTCCTGGGAGTGGTCCTCCTCATCATCCACCACAAATATGGCAGCCGCAACAACACCGCTGACATCCCTAACTAA